aggtgccgtcacgacgtcttacggagggagacttgggtcgtgacatcttcgACTGCCAAATCTTCATTCAAGTTCACATGCACACGTTGCCCCTCTGCTTCCcgaattttaaattataaaatcttaGGACTTCCTATATGCtttaaataaaaaaagatttaataaatgaaatattaGTTGATATCaaagtcttaaatattaaaaaaaaaattaaataactattcctaatattaggaaaataattaaatgaatgttcctaaatattaggaaatcgattaaataattattcttaaatatcataaaaatatttaaatgacTAGTAATCACTATAAACTCTATTTTaaggggtaaaaaaggcgaacaatatttcgctaagatccttcgtacttttaataaaGTACTAATTTTaagtgtacgtgcgttgcacgtatgTGTAGCGTCAATCAATTAAAAGTGTATACATTGACTATAAATAAATGTAATGTTAgtttaaataatgaaaataaatgtTAGGAGTATTACATTGACACAATAAATGAATTCAATATCTTCTtaatatgcaacaacaacaacaacaacaatcaaataaaatctcactagtggggtctggggagggttgtgtgtatgcagaccttacctctattgtttccgaaagactctcggctcaagaagacaaaaggagacaatatcagTACCACCACAGTGATCGTaggaaaaataacaacaacatgaAAACCAGAAgatagatgcaaagcaaaagcgatagtcTATCTTCTTAATATGCAAAATGATGAATTAGTTAAATTATGTACAATATTTGTGATTACACATGTAGTTTATATTATTAGATATTAATATGTTAAGTTATATCTCACCTGACATTTCGTTTTGTTATGAATATATTTTATCTTCTACTATTTCATCGTTATGTTCAAGTTTGTATTTTAAACAATTTTATtcttaatattatattataatcGATTTTGCTCGATTCTTTTGGTTTCTTTCATCGATGATAATATttcatgaaaataaatttatgtacttTAATATTTCTatcaacttgaaaaataattttacttatatgatgaatttggaaaaagaatgaaattgAATTATTTTGCTAATTACTTCattcaaataaattttttaattagttAATTCAACCACTTAATCATTTATTTTGTcattaaagaaaataattaatttttgaggattcaaattcttaatattatttcaaataaagatTTGATATTTAATAATTATACTTTTATCCACAAAAACATTCTGTTACAAATGGTAAAAATTTAAACTCTTGCAACCTTGTGTTTGTTGAAGCATTAGTATTATTGAAGTTTTCCAATTATTTCTCTCCCACCCACCCccatattattaaatattttgtaattatttattttaaatatattttacttTATATAATATACGCGCGTTGCACGTGTATCCATTCTTATGAGTAAAttagtttttataaaaattacataaatattaagAGCAAGAACACATAGCTTTGAAGATTTAAAAGGCTTTTTGAATCTCTTTTGGAAAGCTattttcaagatttttttttctttttcaacttcattcTAAGAAATGATAGAAACAAGGTTAGCACACTAATATAAcatagtttttttctttttggcaagCAAAATTCAAGTTGTTTTATTTCTATAATCAATTATAAGAAATATTATATGAATTATTTCGATCAAATTAAAAAGAATTGAAATAATTCGGGGAAGGAGACGGGCATTTTTTGTCTTGCTGCTTCTATCTGGTCGGGGAAGGAGACGAGCCCGTTTTTTTATATAGGTATAGCGTCTTCTATATATGCGTTATACCTCCTGCCTACTTAAAGTTCAAATATAACGGATGTATTCACCACGCTATACTTTAAGGACAAACGTGTCGTTAAGATATAGCACGGTGAATAATCGCGTTATATATAAAATGGCACTTCATTTCTTTTTcacctatttttattattttagtcCAAAAAGACCATATTTTTATTCGGGATTTCTTTTGTCAAGTGGGAGAACATGTGCATCCAAGTGCACGTGCATTACAACATTAAAATCGTACTAAATCACAACCTAAACCCCATCCAACAGACAACTTCATTAATTTTCACGCgtttctctctctctcctcttCCAGAATATAAATTTACTTCCGCATCACATCAaactctccctctctctctccaAAAAATATCTCATTTGCTACTTTCTCTCTCGTCCATTCACGGGGCATCCACCCACCCAGGTACCTCCCCTTCGCCgcatctctttctctctctttctcctcaAACCAATTATTTTGCGAAAATCTCTAATCACCATAATTTCTCCTATGTTTAGatttagtaatttttatatgtatatattaagTTCTTTTGTTTGGTATGGAAGGTAAAAATCTCAACTATTGaaaatcttcttcttctcctttcttgttTTTCAGGTTTTTTGTTCAGTAAAACGAAAATGAATAAATTTGCATACAGTCAAAATGCCTTGGTGGGTTTTGTTGGCGTTGGAGAGATGACTAACGGCGTTTATAGATCAAACGGCGTCGTTTGTCCCAAGCCTCGTAGGGGTGACCAATTCAATTGCTCACCTTTTCCGTTTGGACAAATTAAGTATGTCTCTTTTTTCTCTTAGATTGATTTTTTTCTCCTTTGTTGATTTTgttttggtttatttattttgGGTATTTCTACTTTTTTGGTCTTTTAGCAATCAAGAAATGGAGGGTTGCGATTTGAAAGCAGGAACTGAGCTTCTGGATATCATTCTCGCCAAGGTAATTAGTACTACTAATTATTGTAGTAATTAGTCATCCATtagatattttatttaattataatcTCTTAATTGGGATTTGGGAGCTGAGCTTAGGTTCATTGTTTAAGATGCTAATttgatttatatattatatttatgattatgaatttttttttaaaataatactagttaaaaagttaaaatttctCAAATGAAATAAAtctgaaaataaaaatttgaaatgttggaagttgtTAAATTCTATAAAATAAGGTTGTGTCAAATATTTAAGTACATTCGAAAATGAAAAAGATTAGCTTACCAATTAAGATAGAGGAAGTAAATTTTACTCTATAAATACTGATAAATTCTTCTTCTCCCTCTAGTTTCATGGTTTTCAGTCGAAGTCTATTGATTCACTCAACCTGTTTCCTTAAGCTATTAATAGTGTGTTTTCATTAGAATTTAGTCTGTTAACTACTTAGACTACTTAATTCAATTAGTCTAGCTAAAAATTCTGATTTTTTCTGTGATCAGGGAAGATATGATGTCGAGAATTCCAATTTGCAGTTGGCTTCATCTCCACCATTTTTTTGTGGATCTCCGCCTAGTCGGGCTTCAAATCCCCTGATTCAAGACGCCCAATTTAGTAACGACAATTTTGTACTTGTGCCACCAATTGAAGAATCAACAGTACCACCACCTTCACCACCACCACCCTTCTCCTCCTCCTGTCGTATGACCGGAGGTGGCTGCGTTCGAGTGAAGTTCGGGAACAATTCAGCTCCTGTGAGGATTGAAGGGTTTAATTGTCGTGGCAGTTGCAGCATCTCCGCTGTTGCTTAGGTATACATATAACTCACTTACTCGGACATGACGAAAAAGAGCAGAAAATTTTGTGGAGAGTGCGAGAAACCAAAACCAATTCGTTTAGCTGTGTGTATATATTGAGTGAAAGAAAGAGGGTAGTACTCTTTTGCTGATGAGTTTTGTTCTGCAATCATTCAAATACCTGTAATCTGTATATTGTAATGAGGTGATGAATGAGTGTCAAATTGAGAATAGGAAAGCAATAACTTGAAGCTCCAAGAGAGGGAGAGGCTAAAAGATTGTCATCTTTCCTCTAGGAGTATTAGGATTCTTTACCATAATTAGGGCAATGTATGAGTTGGGAGTATTTTATTTAGTGTAGTGTGAAGACTCAAGAGACACTTCTTTGATTAAACATATTCACAGAAGAAGAGATGGTCTTCTTAGAAATTCTTTTCATCTTGTATTCTACTAGTGATATTTTTTCGTTTTCATTTTCAGTAAGATACTGTATTATTAATACCTTAGCTGTTTAAATGGAAAGAAGTATGTATGCCAGCCATAATGAGTTTCAGTGTAATAGCCTTACGCGGCACGAATTCAGATATAGTCTGGCTCCAATAAGGGTACTGGACACcgggtgggaaaccaaaaaaaatgtTACTATTTGTCTTCTGTTTCACTCGTCAATTCATAGTTTGTTAATTGTAGTTGGCTTTATATAAAGTTTACAAAGAAAAGGgcagaaaacgaaggaggagaaggaggatgagaaaggggctgaagttgtttaaaaagtgggttcAAGCATCAATGGTTAATTTCATAGCTCAAGCCAGTAATTTATAGATCACATACACAATTTTATTGTTACTCCAAGCTCCGTTTCTAAAGTTTACAAAGAGCTTTAGTAAAAGTCCACACAGTGGCGTTATTATCGCCACTTAACTTGGGATTATGAACTTAGTGATACGATATCTCTCATTTGTTCCGCATATCGAATAAGTAAAGATGCCAAATTGCCCTAGACAAGTTGGGTCTGATGGTGAAATATTGGAAACTACGTGGACGGATTTGTATCTTAGGTTATTTGCTTTGAGCATCTCTTTCGATAACAATTTAAGTTAATATATATTGATAGTGTAAAGAGTTTTTTTTGTAATATCagtagattttaacttgtacTAAAAggtttgttattatttttactaaacaaggTCAGCCCAGTGTACTAAGCTTTCGCTATGCGCGGGggtcttggcgtaactggtaaaattATTACCATGGGATcaggaggtcacgagttcgagccgcggaaacagtctcttgcaaaaatgcagggtaagactgcgtacaatagacccttgtggttcgACCCTTCCCCGGACTCTGCGGATAGCAAGAGTTTAGTGCATCGTACTGCcctttgttattatttttactaaattatcAATTAATGTTTATGAATAAATTTATCATATTTACTTACTAAATAATCTAATTGTATAAAAAAGGTTATATATCAATTACATAGAACTAAAACTCAACAAACAATGGTGGTATCCGAATAACATGTGCAATGCATTTTAATTATCCCATTGCATATATACTATCTTTTACTAGCACATGCATGATGTAACTTTGTCAATCAAAACTTTGACAGATAAAGAAATCATTTAACATTCTTTTGTTTATGTTTGAGATTTTGAATCCATTTTATGTACTACTAGGTTTTACTCAACTCACCCACCC
This DNA window, taken from Nicotiana tabacum cultivar K326 chromosome 15, ASM71507v2, whole genome shotgun sequence, encodes the following:
- the LOC107816458 gene encoding uncharacterized protein LOC107816458, whose protein sequence is MNKFAYSQNALVGFVGVGEMTNGVYRSNGVVCPKPRRGDQFNCSPFPFGQINNQEMEGCDLKAGTELLDIILAKGRYDVENSNLQLASSPPFFCGSPPSRASNPLIQDAQFSNDNFVLVPPIEESTVPPPSPPPPFSSSCRMTGGGCVRVKFGNNSAPVRIEGFNCRGSCSISAVA